A DNA window from Stigmatella aurantiaca contains the following coding sequences:
- a CDS encoding prepilin-type N-terminal cleavage/methylation domain-containing protein has product MRLSRRGFTLIELLVGGAVGSVVLLGISLTFMSQARQYQTHASRRSIQANARQAMSFMSRNLRSAGYGVNPDRAIIAYDSYNAATDLAQTGYPDAIAVHSRDLLFRRDITSASANSLTVSTPVARLERGQILLVLCRNSGAVSTTQQHAFVTVGQRVVNSTQIPLDPTDPGSAPNSPMAMPGRLFHEQSRLESHACYDTAQVVKIHRAAFYVAAFDEPDSPRRTPYLMMHQGTDLNGDNIINAADAVPIAEGIEQLQVAYILNSVRNAMPRIIGVNEATSPEHYGEEWQTMVPTSMPGPDWYMRWTPPEPLPPGFEDPREADSPVNIRQVRVTLVSRSSVPDPQHTGDNLMLSSEGTLIGGIVPWRQLENLSVTGLTPNTKDFTPQEGGYYRVILRESVTPKNLQLNSQFIATTEAGG; this is encoded by the coding sequence ATGCGCCTTTCCCGTCGTGGTTTCACACTGATTGAGCTGCTCGTGGGCGGCGCCGTGGGCTCGGTGGTGCTGCTGGGCATCAGCCTCACCTTCATGTCCCAGGCCCGGCAGTACCAGACACACGCCAGCCGCCGGTCCATCCAGGCCAATGCGCGCCAGGCCATGTCCTTCATGAGCCGCAACCTCCGGAGCGCCGGCTACGGCGTGAATCCGGACCGCGCCATCATCGCTTACGACTCCTACAACGCCGCCACGGACCTTGCCCAGACGGGCTATCCGGACGCGATCGCCGTTCACTCGCGGGACCTGCTGTTCCGCCGCGATATCACGTCGGCGAGCGCCAACAGCCTGACCGTCAGCACGCCGGTGGCGCGGCTCGAGCGTGGGCAGATCCTCCTGGTGCTCTGCCGCAACAGCGGCGCCGTCTCGACCACCCAGCAGCATGCCTTCGTCACCGTGGGCCAGCGGGTGGTGAACAGCACGCAGATCCCCTTGGACCCCACGGACCCTGGCTCCGCGCCCAACAGCCCCATGGCCATGCCCGGCCGGCTCTTCCATGAACAGAGCCGGCTGGAAAGCCACGCCTGTTATGACACCGCGCAGGTGGTGAAGATCCACCGCGCCGCCTTCTACGTCGCCGCCTTCGATGAGCCCGACTCCCCCCGGCGTACGCCCTACCTGATGATGCATCAGGGCACGGATCTCAACGGCGACAACATCATCAACGCCGCCGACGCGGTCCCCATCGCCGAGGGCATCGAGCAGCTGCAGGTGGCCTACATCCTCAACAGCGTGAGGAACGCGATGCCGCGGATCATCGGGGTCAACGAGGCCACCTCGCCGGAGCACTACGGCGAGGAGTGGCAGACCATGGTGCCCACCAGCATGCCGGGCCCCGACTGGTACATGCGCTGGACGCCGCCCGAGCCCCTGCCCCCCGGCTTCGAGGATCCCCGCGAGGCGGACAGCCCCGTGAACATCCGGCAGGTGCGCGTCACCCTGGTGTCGCGCAGCTCCGTGCCGGACCCCCAGCACACCGGTGACAATCTCATGCTTTCCAGCGAGGGCACCCTCATCGGCGGCATCGTGCCCTGGCGGCAGTTGGAGAACCTGAGCGTGACCGGCCTGACGCCCAACACCAAGGACTTCACGCCCCAGGAAGGCGGGTACTACCGCGTGATTCTCCGGGAGTCCGTCACCCCCAAGAACCTCCAACTCAACTCGCAGTTCATCGCCACCACCGAGGCGGGCGGCTGA
- a CDS encoding type IV pilus modification PilV family protein, with product MRASSMLSVRSSPRGTTIIEAMAAMLVFTVGILGVMQMNVLASGQNTLALHQTTANRIARDLTDAFERLPYDHPAFQPSGLTPDDIADDKIGDGVGFDDIEGGPGLINLQQDIMAPAGIRPMLSAADAIQTAEGMSPADDKPFYQVAWRSLRVPNTGSVEAERGKLDSLRILIMVRFPTSSGFRQVNFWTIKYNPELVCAGTCTALEI from the coding sequence ATGCGAGCCTCTTCCATGCTCTCCGTCCGTTCCTCTCCCCGTGGCACCACCATCATCGAAGCGATGGCCGCCATGCTGGTCTTCACCGTCGGCATCCTCGGTGTGATGCAGATGAACGTGCTGGCCAGCGGCCAGAACACCCTGGCCCTCCACCAGACCACCGCCAACCGCATTGCCCGCGACCTGACGGACGCCTTCGAGCGTCTGCCCTATGATCACCCTGCCTTCCAGCCCAGTGGTCTCACCCCGGATGACATCGCCGACGACAAAATCGGCGACGGCGTGGGCTTCGATGACATCGAGGGCGGCCCGGGCCTCATCAACCTGCAGCAGGACATCATGGCCCCCGCGGGCATCCGGCCGATGCTCAGCGCCGCGGACGCCATCCAGACCGCCGAGGGCATGAGCCCCGCAGACGACAAGCCGTTCTACCAGGTCGCCTGGCGCTCGCTGCGCGTGCCCAACACGGGCTCGGTGGAGGCCGAGCGCGGCAAGCTGGACTCGCTCCGCATCCTCATCATGGTCCGCTTCCCCACCAGCAGCGGCTTCCGCCAGGTCAACTTCTGGACCATCAAGTACAACCCCGAGCTGGTCTGCGCCGGTACCTGCACGGCGTTGGAGATTTGA
- a CDS encoding MarR family winged helix-turn-helix transcriptional regulator → MSRNIPIPEEAPANGVSRLLQLMYTLGRRHSLRDPIAGLCERFQFTPPQVHTLLWLGQDGALTMGELARRLGITEKTVTGVVDRLEREGHLQRERVNEDRRIVRCRLTTAGQETSQQLHLLVNEALANLLDILDGTERKALFRIIEKLIRRLDASPPPKEDEAPPEDST, encoded by the coding sequence GTGTCACGGAATATCCCCATTCCAGAGGAGGCACCCGCCAACGGTGTGTCGCGGCTTCTCCAGCTCATGTACACGCTGGGCCGCCGCCACTCGCTGAGAGACCCGATCGCGGGGCTCTGCGAGCGCTTCCAGTTCACGCCGCCCCAGGTCCACACCCTGCTGTGGCTGGGCCAGGACGGCGCGCTCACCATGGGGGAGCTGGCCCGGCGGCTGGGCATCACGGAGAAGACGGTGACGGGGGTCGTCGATCGCCTCGAGCGCGAGGGCCACCTTCAGCGCGAGCGCGTCAACGAGGACCGCCGCATCGTCCGCTGCCGCCTCACCACCGCCGGCCAGGAGACCTCCCAGCAACTGCACCTGCTGGTGAATGAAGCCCTGGCGAACCTGCTGGACATCCTGGATGGCACCGAGCGCAAGGCGCTCTTCCGCATCATCGAGAAGCTCATCCGGCGGCTGGATGCCTCCCCTCCTCCCAAGGAGGACGAGGCGCCGCCCGAGGACTCAACGTAA
- a CDS encoding prepilin-type N-terminal cleavage/methylation domain-containing protein: protein MPIHSRRRGFTLIEVLTVIAILGVLAAMASTAIYYGMGRARMSNTLFDISALMSVAQLRAISHGTPHYVIFHRNEQGRLRASLVERPTADDSDIAWDSLDLSKGLGEALAYNEGGTPRNALERDFITLASGSGPDEGGISFLDPDAKNIELPAPFSAIKATTDVNASPLDEPTNELRAGCTFCILGGGSEYGVIRFNSDGTVTMRTGPEMGGLLSFMSNTAEGKDVGYKLLVISAPAGVVRVF, encoded by the coding sequence TTGCCAATTCATTCCCGAAGACGCGGTTTCACGCTGATCGAGGTCCTGACCGTCATCGCCATTCTCGGCGTCCTGGCCGCCATGGCCTCCACGGCCATTTACTACGGCATGGGCCGCGCGCGGATGAGCAACACCCTGTTCGACATCTCGGCGCTGATGTCGGTGGCCCAGCTTCGCGCCATCAGCCACGGCACGCCCCACTACGTCATCTTCCACCGCAACGAGCAGGGGCGCCTGCGCGCCTCGCTCGTCGAGCGGCCCACCGCCGATGACAGCGACATCGCCTGGGACAGCCTCGATCTGAGCAAGGGGCTCGGCGAGGCACTGGCCTATAACGAGGGGGGCACCCCCAGGAACGCGCTCGAGCGCGACTTCATCACGCTCGCCTCGGGCTCGGGCCCCGACGAGGGCGGCATCAGCTTCCTGGATCCCGACGCCAAGAACATCGAGCTGCCGGCGCCATTCTCCGCCATCAAGGCCACCACCGACGTCAACGCCTCGCCGCTCGATGAGCCCACCAACGAGCTGCGGGCCGGCTGCACCTTCTGCATCCTCGGCGGCGGCTCCGAGTACGGCGTCATCCGCTTCAACAGCGACGGCACGGTGACGATGCGCACGGGCCCCGAGATGGGGGGCCTCCTGTCCTTCATGAGCAACACCGCGGAGGGCAAGGACGTCGGCTACAAGCTGCTCGTCATCTCCGCGCCCGCCGGTGTCGTCCGGGTCTTCTAG
- a CDS encoding YdcF family protein, which yields MTPSSLRARAGALRRLLLVLGGAVTCGVFGLAWHVGRFGRREGAVPADVLVVLGARVLAGGVASGALQARVEKAVALYQQGLAPRLLFSGGIGLHPPSEAQVMRALAVRLGVPAEACLLEEQSHSTAQNARFSAEVLRRLGAGRVVVVSDAYHLLRARQYFRLQGWEVATSPAPLAGRLDAVDRFYWTVREAFALLAHPRVLLARSPLR from the coding sequence ATGACGCCTTCTTCCCTCCGCGCGCGCGCGGGTGCGCTGCGGCGCCTTCTCCTCGTCCTGGGCGGGGCGGTGACGTGCGGGGTGTTCGGGCTGGCCTGGCACGTGGGCCGCTTTGGCCGGCGGGAAGGCGCGGTCCCGGCGGATGTGCTGGTGGTGCTGGGGGCGCGGGTGCTGGCAGGGGGCGTTGCCTCGGGCGCGTTGCAGGCCCGGGTGGAGAAGGCGGTGGCGCTCTACCAGCAGGGCCTGGCGCCCCGGCTGCTGTTCTCCGGGGGCATCGGGCTGCATCCCCCGTCGGAGGCCCAGGTCATGCGCGCGCTGGCGGTGCGGCTCGGGGTGCCCGCGGAGGCCTGTCTCCTGGAGGAGCAGAGCCACTCCACGGCGCAGAACGCGCGCTTCAGCGCCGAGGTGCTCCGGCGGCTGGGGGCCGGGCGCGTGGTGGTCGTCTCCGATGCGTACCACCTGCTGCGCGCGCGCCAGTACTTCCGGCTCCAGGGGTGGGAGGTGGCCACCAGCCCCGCGCCCCTCGCCGGGCGCCTGGATGCCGTGGACCGCTTCTATTGGACGGTGCGGGAGGCCTTCGCGCTGCTGGCGCATCCCCGGGTGCTGCTGGCCCGGAGCCCCTTACGTTGA